GCCGAACTCGACGATGGTCGTTATGCCGACACCATTCGCGCGCGGTTCGCCGCCAAATGGGGCGTGCAGTCGCCGTTCGTGTTCTGGGGCGCGCTCAATGAAGATTTGCTGGAGCAGGCGCTGGCCTGTCTGCCCGCCGAACACCTCAAGCACTGGTTCAGTCGTCTGCTGCTGGACATCAAGGCCAATCGCGCCGGCATGCCCGACCTGATCCAGTTCTGGCCGCAGCACAAGACCTACCGGATGATCGAAGTCAAAGGCCCCGGCGATCGCTTGCAGGACAATCAACTGCGCTGGCTGGAGTTCTGCAACACGCACCAGATGCCGGTCGCCGTGTGTTACGTGCAATGGGCGGAGCAGGGCGCTTGAGCTACAGCATCGCGGTGCGGGCGTTGTGCGAATTTACCGCGAAAACCGGTGACCTCGACTTGCGCTTCACCCCGTCACCGACTGCGCTGGAGGGGATTGCCGGGCATCGCACCGTCGCGTCCCGGCGCAACGACGCGTACCAGAGCGAAGTGGCGCTGGAGGGCGCATTCGGGCCGTTGAAGGTCAAGGGCAGGGCGGACGGCTACGACGCGACGCAGAACTGCCTGGAAGAAGTCAAAACCTATCGCGGCGACCTGAGCAAGCAACCGGCCAATCACCGTTCGCTGCATTGGGCCCAGGCGAAAATCTACGGCTGGCTGATGTGCTGTCGATTGCAGCTTGAGCGGATCAATCTGGCGCTGGTGTATTTCGACATCGTCACGGAAAAGGAAACCTGTCTGGTCGAGGCGTTCAGCGCCGAAGCGCTGCGGCTGTTCTTCGAACAACAGTGCGGTTTGTTCCTGGCGTGGGCCGAACAGGAAATGACCCACCGCGACGCGCGCAACCGGGCGGCGCAGCAGCTGGGTTTTCCCCATGCCGCGTTTCGCCCCGGCCAGCGTCACCTCGCCGAATCGGTATTCAAGGCCGTCAGCACCGGCCGCTGCCTGATGGCCCAGGCGCCGACCGGGATCGGCAAGACCCTCGGTACCCTGTTTCCGATGCTCAAGGCGTTGGCGCCGCAGCAACTGGACAAGGTTTACTTCCTCACCGCCAAGACACCCGGACGCAAACTGGCGCTGGATGCGGCGCAAGTGCTGTTCGATCACAGCGCAACCTTGCCGCTGCGGGTGTTGGAAATGGTCGCCCGGGACAAGGCCTGCGAACACCCGGACAAGGCCTGTCATGGCGAATCCTGCCCGTTGGCCCAGGGTTTTTACGACCGTTTGCCCGCTGCCCGCGAAGCCGCCAGCCAATTGCGCCTGCTGGATCAGGCCGCCCTGCGCGACGTCGCGGCGCAGCACGCGGTATGTCCGTATTACCTGAGCCAGGAAATGGCTCGTTGGGCCGACGTGGTGGTGGCGGACTACAACTATTACTTCGACTTCAGCGCGCTGCTGTTCGGTCTGGCCCAGTTCAATCAATGGAACGTCGCGGTGCTGGTGGACGAGTCGCACAACCTGGTCGAACGCGGGCGGCAGATGTACAGCGCCACCCTCGATCAGGCGACACTGGGCAGCGTGCGCAAAACCGCGCCCGAGGCCTTGAAGAAGTCGTTGCAGCGGGTCAACCGTGAATGGAACGCCCTGCACAATGACCAGTTGGCGCCGTATCAGGCCTACGACAAGGCGCCGGAAAAACTGTTGCAGGCGCTCTCATCCTGCACGGCGAGCATTGGCGACTATCTCAACGATCACCCGCAAGGGCTCGACAGCGCGTTGCAGAATTTCTACTTCGAGATGCTGCAATTCGGCCGGGTGGCGGAACTGTTCGACGCGCATTACCTGTTCGACATCAGCAAACGTGACCTCGAGCGTAAACGCCCGTTATCGCAACTGTGCCTGCGCAACGTGGTGCCGGCGGCGTTCATCGGCCCGCGCCTGACGGCGGCGCGCAGCAGCGTGCTGTTTTCCGCAACCCTCAGCCCGCGCCACTATTACGCGGATTTGCTTGGCACGCCGGCCGACACGGTCTGGATCGACGTCGAGTCGCCGTTCAGCGCCGAGCAATTGCAGGTACAAATCGTCAGCCGGATATCCACGCGTTTCACGCACCGTCATGCATCGCTGGAACCGATTGTCGAGCTGATCGCCCGCCAGTTCAGCGAACGTCCGGGCAACTACCTGGCGTTCTTCAGCAGTTTCGATTACCTGCAACAGGTCGCGCAGTTGCTGGCCAAGCGGCACCCGCACATCACCCGCTGGCAGCAATCCCGGGGCATGACCGAAGGAGCGCGCCAGGACTTTCTCGATCAGTTCACCGCCGACAGCCAGGGTGTCGGTTTTGCCGTACTCGGTGGCGCCTTCGGCGAAGGCATCGACCTGCCTGGCGCACGGCTGATCGGTGCGTTCATCGCCACGCTCGGGCTGGCCCAGCTCAACCCGGTCAATGAACAGATGAAGCGGCGCATGGCCGCGATCTTCGGTGCCGGTTACGACTACACCTACCTGTTCCCCGGCGTGCAAAAAGTGGTGCAGGCCGCCGGGCGGGTGATCCGCACCCAGCAGGATCGCGGCGTGGTGATGCTGATCGATGATCGCTTTGCCGAAAGCCGCATCCAGCAATTGCTGCCACGCTGGTGGCAACCTGATCTCTCAGAAGCACCTTTCCAAACCGCCGGTTTGACGCATACTCCAGTGATTGAAAAACTGTTTTGAGCCAAGCCTGATGAGCGAGAACAAGAAGTCCGCTGCTATCGAAGACATGCGCTTTCGTTTGCTGATCGATGCGGTGGTCGATTATGCGATCTACATGATCGACCCCGAGGGGATCATTACCAGCTGGAACTCCGGCGCCAAGCGCTTCAAGGGGTACGAAGAAGCGGAAATCCTCGGCGAGCACTTTTCCCGGTTCTACACCCCCGAGGATCGCGCAAACGGCTTGCCGCAACGGGCGCTGGACACGGCAATCCGCGAAGGCCGGTTCGAGGGTGAAGGCTGGCGGGTGCGCAAGGACGGCACGCACTTCTGGTGCCACGTGGTGATCGACCCGATTTTCAGCCCGAGCGGGCAATTGCTCGGGTTTGCCAAGATCACCCGCGACCTGACCGACCGCAAGATGGCCGAAGAAACCCTCAAGCAGAGCGAACAACAGTTCCGCCTGTTGGTGCAGGGCGTCACCGACTATGCGATCTACATGCTCAGCCCGGAAGGCCGGGTGACCAACTGGAACCCCGGCGCGCAGCGGATCAAGGGTTACAAGCCGGATGAGGTCATCGGCAAGCATTTTTCGATGTTCTACACCCCGGAAGATCGTGAGATCGGCGAACCCCAGCGTGCCCTGGAAACCGCGGTGCGCGAGGGCCGTTTCGAGAACAAGAGCTGGCGCCTGCGCAAGGATGGCACGCGGTTTCTGGCGCATGTGGTGGTCGATGCGATTCGCGGCGACACCGGCACCTTGCTCGGTTTTGCCAAGATTACCCGCGACGTCACCGAGGCCACCCAGGCGCAACAGGCCCTGGAGAAAACCCGTGAAGCGCTGTTCCAGGCGCAGAAAATGCAGGCCATCGGCCAACTCAGCGGCGGCAT
The window above is part of the Pseudomonas fluorescens genome. Proteins encoded here:
- a CDS encoding ATP-dependent DNA helicase, with the protein product MSYSIAVRALCEFTAKTGDLDLRFTPSPTALEGIAGHRTVASRRNDAYQSEVALEGAFGPLKVKGRADGYDATQNCLEEVKTYRGDLSKQPANHRSLHWAQAKIYGWLMCCRLQLERINLALVYFDIVTEKETCLVEAFSAEALRLFFEQQCGLFLAWAEQEMTHRDARNRAAQQLGFPHAAFRPGQRHLAESVFKAVSTGRCLMAQAPTGIGKTLGTLFPMLKALAPQQLDKVYFLTAKTPGRKLALDAAQVLFDHSATLPLRVLEMVARDKACEHPDKACHGESCPLAQGFYDRLPAAREAASQLRLLDQAALRDVAAQHAVCPYYLSQEMARWADVVVADYNYYFDFSALLFGLAQFNQWNVAVLVDESHNLVERGRQMYSATLDQATLGSVRKTAPEALKKSLQRVNREWNALHNDQLAPYQAYDKAPEKLLQALSSCTASIGDYLNDHPQGLDSALQNFYFEMLQFGRVAELFDAHYLFDISKRDLERKRPLSQLCLRNVVPAAFIGPRLTAARSSVLFSATLSPRHYYADLLGTPADTVWIDVESPFSAEQLQVQIVSRISTRFTHRHASLEPIVELIARQFSERPGNYLAFFSSFDYLQQVAQLLAKRHPHITRWQQSRGMTEGARQDFLDQFTADSQGVGFAVLGGAFGEGIDLPGARLIGAFIATLGLAQLNPVNEQMKRRMAAIFGAGYDYTYLFPGVQKVVQAAGRVIRTQQDRGVVMLIDDRFAESRIQQLLPRWWQPDLSEAPFQTAGLTHTPVIEKLF